The following DNA comes from Allobranchiibius huperziae.
GAGCTTCAGGTGCGGTGCGGCGTAGGTGAAGACGGTCTCGCGGGCATCGCTCATTTCGCCAGTATGTCGTCGCCCGCCGCGGCGCCCTGATCGGCCCATACGACGACGCGTGCCGGGTCGACGTCGAAGCGGCAGGTGCCGCCGACCGGTACCTGCGACAGGTCGCGGGCCGTGGCGGCGAGGAGGACGTCGTCCCCGAGCCGCAGGGTCACCGCGATGTGGGATCCGAGGTCGGCAGCGTCCTCGACGACCGCATGATGCTCGCCGTCCGGGCGGAGCACGACGTCCTGCGGGCGCACGCACCACGTCACCGGCGTATCGGCCGGTAGCCCTGTCGTCACGAGAAATTCGCAACCCCCTGCCCGCAACGCCCCGCCGGCCGTGAGCCGGCCCACCGCGACGTCCGGGATGCCGACCAGCCGCGCCACGGTCGGTGATGCCGGGCGCCGGTAGACCTCGGTGACGGGACCTGCCTGCAGCAGCTTGCCGTCCGCGATGACCAGCACCTCGTCCGCGAGCAGCGCCGCCTCGACCGGGTCGTGCGTGACCAGCACGGTGGACAGCCCGCTCTCGCGCTGCAGACGTCGCACTGTCGTCTGCAGGCCGGCGCGCACGGGTACGTCCAGCGCGGAGAACGGTTCGTCGAGCAGCACGACGCGAGGGTTCTGGCTCAGCGCCGCCGCGAGGCTCACCCGCTGGCGTTCCCCGCCGGACAGCTCCTGCGGGCGGCGGTCGAGCAGCTGGTCCAGGCCGAGCGTCTGCAGCCACCACGCGGCCAGCGCCGGGTCCGCGCGCACCCCGAACGTCGCGTGCTCCCACACGGTCAGATGGGGGAAGAGGCCACGGTTCTGCGGGACGTAGCCGACGCCGCGCAGTTGGGCGGGCACCTGTGCGACCGCGTCCCCCGCGAAGTCCACTTCGTCGCCGGGTGCGGCGTTCAGTCCGGCAATCGCTTTCAAGGTGAGGGTTTTTCCCGACCCGGAGGGTCCGAGCACGGCCAGCCGATCGCTGCCCGCCCGATGGGCGAGCTGGAGGTCGAAGTCGCCCACCCGCTGTCGCAGGGCGAAACCGACGGGCACCCGTGCGGCAGCCTGCGGGTGCACGGGCGAGGGGACCCGGGCGCGGTGTCGGCGCCGGGGGAGGCGCAGACCGGCGAGCAGGAGGCCGACGACCGCGATGCCGAGCGCGAGGGCGGTCGGTGCCTGGGTGGTGGGCAGACCGGTGGCCGAGAACTGCACCGAGGTGAAGACGGGCAGCGTGTACGGGTGGTAGGCGAGCAGCACCGTGGCGCCGTACTCGCCCAGCGCTCGCAGCCAGGTCAGCACCGCACCCGCTCGGATCCCGTCCGCGGCCAACGGCAGATCCACCTTGAGGAAGCGAGCGAGCGCGCCGTGACCGAGGGTGGCTGCCAGGTCGTCGAGCGCGGGGTCCCGCTCCGCG
Coding sequences within:
- a CDS encoding ATP-binding cassette domain-containing protein, coding for MPLVYFAWRFATSGDRGFGESGLWAAARTSVASASISTVIVLLLGVPLARWLATSTGAFARVVTVVVQLPLALPPVMSGIVLIYLVGPYTWLGTHVSGGLTGTTAGVVIAQTFVAAPFLIIAARSAFAERDPALDDLAATLGHGALARFLKVDLPLAADGIRAGAVLTWLRALGEYGATVLLAYHPYTLPVFTSVQFSATGLPTTQAPTALALGIAVVGLLLAGLRLPRRRHRARVPSPVHPQAAARVPVGFALRQRVGDFDLQLAHRAGSDRLAVLGPSGSGKTLTLKAIAGLNAAPGDEVDFAGDAVAQVPAQLRGVGYVPQNRGLFPHLTVWEHATFGVRADPALAAWWLQTLGLDQLLDRRPQELSGGERQRVSLAAALSQNPRVVLLDEPFSALDVPVRAGLQTTVRRLQRESGLSTVLVTHDPVEAALLADEVLVIADGKLLQAGPVTEVYRRPASPTVARLVGIPDVAVGRLTAGGALRAGGCEFLVTTGLPADTPVTWCVRPQDVVLRPDGEHHAVVEDAADLGSHIAVTLRLGDDVLLAATARDLSQVPVGGTCRFDVDPARVVVWADQGAAAGDDILAK